The genomic window CTCCTTATACAACTGACCGTTACCATATATAACTTGTATGTCCTTATTGTCTGTTCTCATTACAAGATTGACtgttactatatacatgtacttgtataacTTTTATGTCCTAACTGACCATTCTCAGTTTAAGACTGACCAttagtatatataactgatgtcCTTACCTATAGTCCAAGAGACTGACATGCAGTTGTTACATAAGGTGAAATTTAAAGTGTGCATGCTGTTTTTAGGTGTGACAAGTTGCTGGTATGGAGGACAGCTTTTATCAAGTCAACATTTAATTTCGTCAGATGAAGAATTTAAGAAAACAGGCACCCTGCTAAGTTTCATATAGATGGTAAAGAATCCCTGATAACTACAGAAATTTCCTATAAAAATCTTTGATGCCACTATCAAAGCATTTCTAATTAAAGGGAACAGCTTCCAGTTTGCTGATTGCTGTGGTAAACAAAGCTGCAATTGTTTAATTAAGAGGAGTTTATTAGTGAGAGAGAAGAAACATGTTTACTTGTGAATTTAACATTAAGAGAGATAATTCAGCACGGCGAGTCTTAGAAAACGTTATGTGTGCACGAATTGTAAATGCAGTATTGTAGATCTTTCATCATGACGCCATTGTTGGCTCTACCTTCCATACGAGCCTGTATCCAGTGGACATGTTGATGGGgttatattgtgttgtgtattgttgctatggatacatgtgtgtacatgtGGTCATGAGTGTGTgcttgtgtgtttgttttttttacaccGGTACTTTGGAGTTAAATGAATGACCTCCATGGTTAAAGTACTCCGTGATATTCTTTGCTATTCATAGACAGCAATATGTGAACAGTTTCAAGGCCATATGGGGAATTGTTGAAACTGTTATAGAATGCCTTGTGTTGTACATGCATATAATTTATTGTAGTTTTCGTAATTTGATATGGGACACTACAGGGAGGGCAGCTCACACCTGACCTAGTTTAACTTAAAGCACAACAGAACATTTATTAAGGCATCCAAATTTTTAATGGAGAGGCAATAAATGTGTGATTTTAATAACACTATTTTGTGTTAATCTAAGGAATGTTCTggaaacattaaaattttacaGCACTCAGATAATGGAGAATTGACACACAATCAGTACTTGTTGAAAACAACATACAGAAATGCAATAAGTGCAATTAATTCAGCCAATACTTACCACTAAAATAAATCTTTAGTAAATATTAGAATTTGAGCTGATTCAGTACTTGTGGTTACCTATGCTCAGTTGGAATTGACATTTTGAATATGTCAAATGAAGAAGGTACATTCAGTAAGACTTGAGTTGTACAGTATAAATTCACATTGATTACCTTTAGCATCATTTTGTATACCGGTAATTAGAACAGGTTCAGCAATATTTACTTCACTTTGATTGATCTGACTGAAGGCTTATCATACTTTTAATATTACCACATGGACATACTTGAGTAATATCATGATAAATAGTGATTTGAAAGAATTGACCTTAAAAGTCAATATAACATCGTTTTTACAAATGATGAAAAGTGATAAAATTTGAGATCAATGCTGGAAAAATGCTAGAATTTAGGGTCAGTGCTGAAAAAGTTTAGGGATTTGCTCTTAAGtccttgaaaagtactggaatcATACCTGATGTAAAAATTCAGTTCTTTTCAGATtccttaaaatgaaatattcatcacaAATAATTTATTTCCACATACTGGGACACAATTCAGTATTTGgtaatgatagtaataaaatCATAATGCTAATGTTCTTTTGTTATTTCAATCATGTGCAAGACAAAAATGAACCCCAATTTCCTGCAAGTTTGAACGAAAATATTCACCTGGAGAATTGAGAAAAATTGATGGAAAGAAGCTTGAAACTGCTTGAATTTTGGTATGAAAAATCTATGAATCGTGTATAAACGAgatgtatttttcattattatgtaCAATGGATAAGTATTGTGTGATGCAATATAAGACAGTTAAAACTTTACAAGTTGTATAATAAGAAGATTATGAAGACTGCTAAAATGGACATTTCTTTTCTGTTGTTTCTTATTTGAAACACTGAATATTTGAAAACATGTAGCATTTCCTGAAAACATATTAATGTATTACCGTTGCATTAAAGAAATGTGACAAATGAAAACGGTATGAAAGgatatatgtatttttcttacaaaaaatatttagaaCATATGTTTGCATCACATAAGATAAttgcaaaataataaaatatataaactaaCGAGAGCTCTTTTTGTcagatgaaattaaaaatttatcGACTCACAATATTATCACCATAGAAATACATCACAAGAGATTGCTATGCAAcaaaatgaatatgaatatgCTCGCagttgaaaataaaaagaatgttTTCAGATACAGCTGCTGTAATACAAAATTGTATTGAAACAGTGGGGCTACTCTCTATATTGATTTGATGTTAAAGGTAATATACATACTGATTTAAAACTAAAGCTTTCCTCTGAGAGATAGCTAATTAGGTTTTTACCAAATTTGTGCATATGTTATATGCGAGAATATGATCTGTAATATCTTGAAAAGttttaacattatcagtatatatgctgtatcatttaaataaaagttTCCATTTATTCTTTCTCAAATTGACATGTTTCTACACTGGAATGGTGTTTTATTCCAATAACCTGTTTTGGAGATATTGTGCAGTGATCTGTTGAGCAAGTTTAGACATCTTCCTTGTAATATTGAGCAGGGATCTGCCATGTGGTGAACAGATGTGGTTTGAATGAATGTACACAGAGCTGATACCAATacatcaagatttttttttcaaatagtgGATTTCTTTTTTGAGCATTTGTTGACATATGTTCTGTTAATGCTGTGGGTATCAGCATTAAGCAGGTGCCTGTGAGTTGACACATTGTATCGCCCTTTTAGcggccagggtcatttgaggcGGGATCACTTTGTAGTAGCTCTaggctacctcactgaacaacatacaggaggcctgttgcatgccatccagagatATTAGGGTAAAGTATCTTGCTCAAAGAGTCGACCACCACGTCACAGACTGGtttgtttctcagcttcccatTGAGGGTGTTGAATTacaccttggatcttcacctgaggttatgtagGTCGACACCTCATGAGCTATCACAAAACTACACTTTCAGACTGATCTGATATTTAACGAAGATGGCatattgacatttaaaaatTAACATGTTATGCCTTTCAAAATGTTGTATAAGATGCATGCAGTGTGTGAGATTGAAGACGTGTTCGGATGCAAATTGATTTATCATATGTGGCTGCATTAGATGGAAGTTTTTTAATGCTGAAAAACCATTTGAAATGTATTATGCCAATttagtacagtacatgtacaatatatgtatgcaatttttttatcatataactatataatccATGACACAGCAAGACAGATTTTTTCAACACTTTCTTCAATCACCTCTGTCTGGAAGTTTTCATATAGAAAACAATATCTTTTGCACTTATTGGAACACAAATTTTGCATACTGGTCCTTTAAGTTAGCCTGTATGctaattaaatcaaatgaaacTTAGCAAGGAAGATTGatgtttaaacaataaaaaaattaaaagttataTATGACCGGAGGCGGCTTTTGTTTGTCATGGTCCAAACAGTTAATATATGACAAGGACAGATCTAGTGGTGTACCctgtattaattatataaagatttttttcctgAAACGTTACATTAAAAAAGATTAACGAACTGAATTTTCCGCATGTCACCTGTTATTTAGAGCTGTCTTGCTGTGTGTCAAGTGTCATGGCCATGTTTATTCTCCTTACAGGACATCTTCCTTGGTTTTACTATCTTAATCATACAAGCCAAGTCTCACAAATATATACTGATAGATTTCTTTGATAATCACCTTTAACATCATCAGTCCAGGCATATAGATTTTTCACAAGTTTTGTCAGAATTCTGTTACAATGAAATTTTGAAGGTATTTTCTAGCTACATAGTGCTGGGATTTGTCACTATGTTAACTCTTTCTTCTCCATATAATGTTATCTAGCTACAAAGTGCTTTACCTAATTACATtgttaatgatttatttgtgCAAAGAAACATGATGGTTGAttgttaatacaaaattaaatgaaattcagaaaaaaagaaagaattgtttagttatttcttttaagtttaatttgttaattttgatacatttgttACAACATATATTTGCAATTATGCCAATGGATTTCAAAGATTAGGCATTGAAGCCTTTCCTTTGGATTCCATGTATGTGTTTGCCATTTGTCTTCATCTATGACGATGGAGGAAATTAAGGAAGTGTTGAATTCATTGCCATTTCAGTGGCACTGAAGTGTGTACATGTCAGCATCTTTAAGTTTTCTTTTGGTTAATATGGTCCATGAAGGACACATGTAACTCTTATTGCTTTGTGACCCATGAAGGAAGCATTGTGTCTTTTCTGTAGATCGCTGGATTTCATGAATGCTAAAGGCATAATGCATTTTTTGCTAAATTCTAATCCTTTCAATGAAATTTCGTCTGCTGCTCCTTATGTACAAtgccacactgacccactcctTTCACAGATCTTAACCTCTAATCTAGATCTTTCAGCATATTAAGATCTATTAAATTTCCAACAACCTAAGCTTATTAAGATCTATTAAATTTCCAACAACCTTAGCTGCAGTCTACTTCCAGATACACAAATCCAGTAGatgcattttctttttttgtataGTTCCAGGTCCATTGACAATGTAGGCCCTCTATGCCTTTTGTTATTTCACACAGTACGTTTGACTTCGTATTCGAACGCTCCGGAAATTAAGAGCTGTGATGATAAAGAGGAAAGGGAGCAGAGTCCCACTCGATTTGCATTCTTCTCAGAAGAGAAGCTTTCTAAGGATCGCattctgatatatataaatcgagtaaaccgtTTCTCAAACACTTTGACACAAACacgtgcatgtatgtgtcataaatccttctctagtaaCATGGTAGCcaccatcttggaagataaatcttccagcctcgagacggaagaggtagaagatctttcagaagcagaagagctacaaatcgagtgaccggaagatatattctagacggagaagagtgcaaatcgagaGGGACACAGCAGACGAAATTTCCTGTGAAAGGTTCCTCACGCGGAGGAACCCGTCTAGGTAATGGTTACCGGTCAAAGAAACATTCCAGATAGTATAGATCTAATAGAGATTGAAAGAATCGCACAGACGTGTTCATGCCATTTTTATTTGGTCACAATGGCGACCTGTTTCCAAAATGTTACTGACAATGAAAGAAAACAGTTATTATGAATGTAAGCTTAGTGTTCTTTTTAGTGTAAGGAGATTTGATAATATGCATTATTATATAAAACCTATTAATGGTGTCCGATTGTAAGAGGACCGCAATTGGCAAGAAATTGGGCGATGAAATTTAACACCAAAAAATGTTACAGTACATCACGAACGTCAATTTAGTTTTGGTTTTTTGAGAAATAACCTAACGGTTTGTAATCGATGATGGGCCCCTCCACAAATGTTACAGTACACTTGTGCCGAGaaagatttgagaaataaccaaaCGGTTTGTAATCGATGATGGGGCCCCTCcacaaatgttttgatgtggtatatttgttaagAGATATTTGAATTTAGATAAAATGACCTGTATATAATCAGAAACCATAGAAATCCGAAGCTAgcttatttaaaatattttttgtggaACAGTTTCAAGAATGTAATTGTATTGAAAGACGGTGATATCGACGTGGCTACTCACACTGTCCATTAGTAGGACAACTGGCCTCTCTGTACCAGCATGCTCGTCGAAGAAGGAAATGAAGGACTTGAAAGTTGATAGATTCATCCAGTCTTTCTTTGTGTACGTCGCTCTACTCCCTTCCAATCCTTCTGTCATGGGATTGTAACCCTTTGGCTTTGGTTCAGGGAACACAAAGAAAGGGAGCATCATATCTCCACTAGCATTCCCACAGAACATCACAGTGTATCTTTGTTTACTGTGTCCCCCAGATATGTGTGGCATCTGTTGGCGATCTGAAGGAGTCTTCACAGGACCGATTATCTTCCCTGGAATACTTCCAATACTGAAACCTGTCTCGTCGCAATTCCAGATACGCTTAGGTTTGTTGAGTAAGTTTTTCTCACTGAGAAACTGACTAAAGCCTGAATACCAAACATCTGTGTCTTCCTTGTTGATTTTAGTACGGCACATTTCCAGTGATTTCTCAGTCCTGGGTTGCAGAATGGCTTCATTCCTGGCCATGAAAGCGTAATACCAATCATGACCAGGCCTACCGTCTTTAAAACTATTTGGCTTGTTTTCCTTGATGATAACACCCTGGATAAAGTCAAGGAACTTGTACGGCTTCAAGCCCATCCCCCTCTCTGCCATGTCATGAAGCCATGAAGACATCGCTGCCTTCTCAGCCTGGTTAAAAACAGGATTGGGCCCCTTCCTCTTATCAACATCAATTTCACCAGACAACCTCCTCTGAAGAAAACCATAAGAAAACCCATGTTGTCTAGCTGCTTCCCGTAAAGATACCTTGTTGGTCTGCACGTCGAACAATGCCTTCCGCACTTGGGTTCCTCTTCCAGGTGAAACAGGGTAGCCGCCACGCAAGCGACAGGGCTTTTGTGCTGTGGTTGCTCTTGCTTTTCCCATACTCTACCAAACATGAAACATACATACTGTTTATACAATTGTGAATTGCCTTGGCCAAAGAGTGCTCGACAGGTCAAAATCCGAGAAGTATCTCTGGATAAGTAGACTTTAAAGACAAGTATGGCTTAAGGTATGTTTGACATGTACAGCCACACAATCAATAGGCTTAGGGCTGATTTGATATACATCTTGTGTATTTTATCCGTTATTGCATGCGGGgttattaattataaatgttaGATATAATTCTATCACACTCATTAACTTGACGATATTTTCGGTAACGTAAGGGTACCCAAAAAGGACACTTAACATGTATAATGAAGCccttttattttgaaatacatcTTAATCAAAACtattaaaaatttaattaatacaGTTTCATGGCACTGGGCATTAGCTGATTTGccaacattatttaaaaaaaaatcatattaaattATACAACAGTATTGATACAAGGTCTACACAAGGAAAAGCAACAACAGTATATGAtatgacaaaaaatatataacttttaaaagacTTGTCACTCTTATTGAACTTTATAAAACATAGATGCTCTAAGAGTTTTGAGGATTGCCCCACCACTTAGCCTGTCTTTTATTCatatcataataaatgtatagaatacatgtataattagaaCCTAACAGTTATATTATGTCGAGGATTCtctgtatgtaaatattacataattaaatattataaggAATATTTGATTGCTATTAAAACAATCTAACGGGGTATCTaacgtttaaaaaaaacctcaagCATAGtctaatacatttttatttacctAACAAATGTTTTACTGTTAGTCTGTTATCTGCTTGGCCGTGTCGTTGATAATTGATTTGTAAGTAATCTCCTTCACCGAATTATGATAATGGAAGttgtacagaacaaaaatatcgCACCTCCGAAGGCCGATCTTAGGTCAAGTCTCGGCAAACTTGCTCGCAACTGTATGAACTTCTTCATTGTTGTCGCAACCGTTCGAAAAACTCACATCTTTTATATTCGTGACCTAACAGTAATTctccatatattttgtttatccattCACTGTCTACGTTTGGTACGAGACCCGTAACCTATAGTTAAAATATCCGCCAACAGCTTCAAATGCAAAccaatgttgtttacagtcacgaGACGGGGCTGTgcttgcacacatgtatacaaagtgtgTAGAGACGActtgctcatttgcatataaattGTATGGTTATACGGTTAAGACCCCccttataattaattaaaaaacgaatggaaaacataaactacataccCAAGAGTAAATCGTCTGGGGATCAGAAACATAAAGTACCATTGAAAAAATCCATTCTTCAGAAAATCAACAAGAAACACCGGGCATGGCAACGGTTTATGGAAACCAGAAGTGAAAGCAAACACAAAGAATATGCAAAAATAAGAAATCAACTTAAATGGGAAATAAGAAAGACCTGGAGGGAAATGGAACGAAGCAGAGCAAAGAATATCAAATCAAACCCAAAACGATTTTGGAATTATGTTAACTCAACGAGAAAAGTGAGAACAGGGATATCCGACCTCATGGGACTAAACGGAGATGATCAACACATGGCAGTCAAGGACAGCGATAAAGCCGAGGTCTTAGCTAAGTTTTTCAGCAGTGTTTTTACGAAAGAACCATCTGGAGACCTACCGGAATTTAATACTAGAGCTGTAAATCACCCTTTTGAGGAGATAATTTGTAATCCATTAGTCGTTGAAAAGATTTTAgcaaatttaaatgaaaataaatcgcAGGGGCCAGACAAAATTCACCCGAAAGTTCTTAAGGAATTGAAACATTTTATCAGTACACCCTTAGCCGAGATTTTCAACCGGTCATTGGAAGATGGAAAACTACCTCAAGAATGGAAAGAAGCTAACATCACTGCCATATACAAGAAAGGATCGAAGTCGGACCCAGGAAATTATAGACCTGTCAGCCTCACAAGTATTGTTGTAAAGACCCTAGAGAAGTTAGTTAGAAACAGTATAGTTAATCACATGGATAAGAATAATCTTTTAAGCTCTAAACAATTTGGATTTATCTCAGGGCGATCAACCCAACTTCAGTTGTTGAATGTTTTAGAAGATTGGACTGCAATTATAGATAATGGCGGAGAAATAGATGTAATTTATATGGATTTTATGAAGGCATTTGATAAAGTCCCGCATAAACGCCTCTTAAAGAAATTGATAGGATATGGCGTAAGCCAAAATTAGTAAATTGGATAGAGGATTACTTGAGTAATAGATGTCAGCGTGTTATTGTTAATGGTGAGATGTCAAAAACATACCCCGTAATCAGCGGCATCCCGCAAGGCAGTGTACTGGGCCCAATCTTATTTGTAGTATATATGAACGATCTTCCTGAAATACTAACATCTTCGTCGCCgctatttgcagatgacacaaAGTTATACAGACGGATTAGGAATGAGGAAGATGTGAGAATCCTCCAGGAGGACCTGGATAAACTCCAAATTTGGTCGAACAAATGGTTACTCAAATTCCACCCCAACAAATGTAaagtaata from Pecten maximus chromosome 1, xPecMax1.1, whole genome shotgun sequence includes these protein-coding regions:
- the LOC117333079 gene encoding uncharacterized protein LOC117333079; protein product: MGLNGDDQHMAVKDSDKAEVLAKFFSSVFTKEPSGDLPEFNTRAVNHPFEEIICNPLVVEKILANLNENKSQGPDKIHPKVLKELKHFISTPLAEIFNRSLEDGKLPQEWKEANITAIYKKGSKSDPREVS
- the LOC117342449 gene encoding uncharacterized protein LOC117342449, translated to MGKARATTAQKPCRLRGGYPVSPGRGTQVRKALFDVQTNKVSLREAARQHGFSYGFLQRRLSGEIDVDKRKGPNPVFNQAEKAAMSSWLHDMAERGMGLKPYKFLDFIQGVIIKENKPNSFKDGRPGHDWYYAFMARNEAILQPRTEKSLEMCRTKINKEDTDVWYSGFSQFLSEKNLLNKPKRIWNCDETGFSIGSIPGKIIGPVKTPSDRQQMPHISGGHSKQRYTVMFCGNASGDMMLPFFVFPEPKPKGYNPMTEGLEGSRATYTKKDWMNLSTFKSFISFFDEHAGTERPVVLLMDSVSSHVDITVFQYNYILETVPQKIF